In a genomic window of Micromonospora cremea:
- a CDS encoding DEAD/DEAH box helicase: MTTVIPSFAHTGLAPALLTALTAQGITEPFPIQSATLPDSLAGRDVLGRGRTGSGKTLAFGLPLLSRTAGRKARPGRPLALVLVPTRELAQQVTTALSPYARAVGLRCATVVGGLSLQRQADALRAGAEVVVATPGRLHDLINRGDARLDQVEITVLDEADQMADMGFLPQVTKLLEQVAPQGQRMLFSATLDGGVDRLVRRFLSSPVTHSVDPGTATVTAMTHHVLHVDAVDKPDALTRIAARDGRTILFMGTKHRADRLARQLLSKGVRAAALHGGKSQPQRTRILEQFRNGQVTALVATDVAARGIHVDGLDMVVNVDPPTEAKDYLHRGGRTARAGESGSVVTLVLPEQRRDVSRLMATAGIRPESVQVRPGDGALARVTGAREPSGVPVTIAAPPAPAGRGRTAGGSGGSVADGAARPAHRASGRSRRPRRPRTV; encoded by the coding sequence GTGACCACCGTTATTCCTTCGTTTGCCCATACCGGTCTGGCGCCGGCGCTGCTCACCGCGCTGACCGCGCAGGGCATCACCGAGCCGTTCCCGATCCAGTCGGCCACGCTGCCCGACTCGCTCGCCGGCCGGGACGTGCTCGGCCGGGGTCGTACCGGCTCCGGCAAGACCCTCGCCTTCGGGCTTCCGCTGCTCTCCCGCACCGCCGGCCGCAAGGCCCGGCCGGGTCGTCCGCTGGCCCTGGTGCTGGTGCCGACCCGGGAGTTGGCCCAGCAGGTGACCACCGCGCTGTCCCCGTACGCCCGCGCCGTCGGGCTGCGCTGCGCCACCGTCGTCGGCGGGCTGTCGTTGCAGCGCCAGGCGGACGCCCTGCGCGCCGGCGCCGAGGTGGTCGTGGCCACCCCCGGTCGGCTGCACGATCTGATCAACCGCGGCGACGCCCGGCTCGACCAGGTCGAGATCACCGTGCTCGACGAGGCCGACCAGATGGCCGACATGGGCTTCCTGCCGCAGGTCACCAAGCTGCTGGAGCAGGTCGCGCCGCAGGGGCAGCGGATGCTCTTCTCGGCGACCCTGGACGGTGGCGTGGACCGGCTGGTCCGCCGTTTCCTGAGCAGCCCGGTGACCCACTCGGTCGACCCCGGCACCGCCACGGTCACCGCCATGACCCACCACGTGCTGCACGTCGACGCGGTGGACAAGCCCGACGCGTTGACCCGGATCGCCGCCCGTGACGGCCGCACCATCCTGTTCATGGGTACGAAGCACCGCGCCGACCGGCTCGCCCGCCAGTTGCTCTCCAAGGGGGTACGCGCGGCCGCGCTGCACGGCGGCAAGTCCCAGCCGCAGCGCACCCGGATCCTGGAGCAGTTCCGCAACGGCCAGGTGACCGCCCTGGTCGCCACGGACGTGGCGGCCCGGGGCATCCACGTCGACGGCCTGGACATGGTCGTCAACGTGGACCCGCCGACCGAGGCGAAGGACTACCTGCACCGGGGCGGCCGGACCGCCCGGGCCGGCGAGTCCGGCTCCGTGGTCACCCTGGTCCTGCCCGAGCAGCGCCGGGACGTGTCCCGGCTGATGGCCACCGCGGGCATCCGGCCCGAGTCGGTCCAGGTCCGTCCCGGTGACGGGGCGCTGGCCCGGGTGACCGGTGCCCGCGAGCCCTCCGGCGTGCCGGTGACCATCGCCGCCCCGCCGGCGCCCGCTGGTCGGGGACGCACCGCCGGTGGATCCGGCGGCTCGGTCGCCGACGGCGCCGCCCGGCCGGCGCACCGCGCGTCGGGCCGGTCCCGCCGCCCGCGCCGGCCCCGCACCGTCTGA
- the cspE gene encoding transcription antiterminator/RNA stability regulator CspE, whose protein sequence is MAIGTVKWFNADKGFGFITPDGGGADVFAHFSAIQSSGYRSLDENQRVEFEVTQGQKGPQAENIRPL, encoded by the coding sequence ATGGCTATTGGCACCGTGAAGTGGTTCAACGCTGACAAGGGCTTCGGCTTCATCACCCCGGACGGCGGCGGCGCTGACGTCTTCGCCCACTTCTCGGCGATCCAGTCCTCCGGCTACCGGAGCCTGGACGAGAACCAGCGGGTCGAGTTCGAGGTGACCCAGGGCCAGAAGGGCCCGCAGGCGGAGAACATCCGCCCGCTCTGA
- a CDS encoding ATP-dependent helicase, with the protein MTQPALFGAGPAPAPRLADAGPRYTPVELAKLLRLPAPTREQAAIIAAPVEPLLVVAGAGSGKTETMAARVVWLVANSYVRPEQILGLTFTRKAAGELAHRVRTRLDQLIRRLGRQGRDPLDDPLAGEPTVSTYHSYAGRIVTEHGLRAGYEPSTRLLTEASRWQLVDLLVRNYDGDMSEVDRMPSTITDAVLALAGELDEHLVAPDELAAWTGRFFAEVQSRPGRVYADVRKALALQQTRLRLLPLVRAYARRKADFEAMDFADQLARAARVARDHPGVGEIERDRYRVVLLDEYQDTSHAQVVLLNALFGGGHPVTAVGDPCQSIYGWRGASAGTLDRFPAEFARAGGRPAEALGLTTSWRNRPEILRVANALSTPLRAAGARVPELRSALTVRDPIPHRSPGGAAGGTVHCALLPTYADEAGWIADSVLAAWRGAARMPGAVPEHIPVAQRPTTAVLVRVRSQIPAIESALRERGLPVEVVGLGGLLDTPEVRDVVCTLRVLADPTDGAALLRLLTGARWRIGPRDLVALHRRARSIANARRQVAADDTSEISPDLLDEATLVEALADLGPAQAYSAEGFARLRAYGRELALLRYRLDQSLPDLIADIERTIGLDVEVAVRAGRDGAGDAGLARGHLDALGDVAARFSGETPGATLAGFLSYLAAAEDEERGLAPGEVEVVEGAVQVVTGHSAKGLEWDVVAVAGLSRGLWPGPVRNSDHWLGGLGVLPFPLRGDADGLPELALDEAADQRAVARAVTDFTDAWRAHDEREERRLTYVAVTRPRRLLLCSGYWWGEGTKRPRGPSVFLREVYDACLDGGPGHLVDAWAPEPTPDATNPTAEVVLRAEWPADPLGGRRPALAEAAALVRRLMTDGPAEVVVGGGPVEPEVDPEVARWRREADLLLAERAELTRLSGAVEVALPGQLSVTQLVALRRDPAALARALRRPVPTEPNPYARRGTAFHAWLEQRFGADRLLDVDELPGAADADAAPDEALVELQERFLASEWADRVPVEVEVPFATVIAGVVVRGRMDAVFARPGGRFDVVDWKTGAQPTGPAAEVAAVQLAVYRLAWAELAGVPVDRVGAAFHYVRHGVTVRPADLLDVTGLTALIAKLPEDSVQH; encoded by the coding sequence GTGACCCAGCCCGCTCTGTTCGGCGCCGGTCCGGCGCCGGCGCCCCGACTGGCCGACGCCGGCCCCCGGTACACCCCGGTGGAGCTGGCCAAGCTGCTGCGGCTGCCGGCGCCCACCCGGGAGCAGGCAGCGATCATCGCCGCCCCGGTGGAGCCGCTGCTGGTCGTCGCCGGGGCCGGGTCCGGCAAGACCGAGACGATGGCCGCGCGGGTGGTCTGGCTGGTGGCCAACTCGTACGTGCGGCCGGAGCAGATCCTCGGGCTGACCTTCACCCGTAAGGCGGCCGGCGAGCTGGCCCACCGGGTACGAACCCGGCTCGACCAGCTGATCCGCCGGCTCGGCCGGCAGGGCCGGGACCCGCTGGACGACCCGCTCGCCGGCGAGCCCACCGTCTCCACGTACCACTCGTACGCCGGGCGGATCGTCACCGAGCACGGGTTGCGGGCCGGCTACGAGCCGTCCACCCGGCTGCTCACCGAGGCCTCCCGCTGGCAGCTGGTCGACCTGCTGGTGCGCAACTACGACGGCGACATGTCCGAGGTGGACCGGATGCCGAGCACCATCACCGACGCGGTGCTGGCCCTCGCCGGGGAGCTGGACGAGCACCTGGTCGCCCCGGACGAGTTGGCCGCCTGGACCGGGCGGTTCTTCGCCGAGGTGCAGTCCCGGCCGGGCCGGGTCTACGCCGACGTGCGCAAGGCGCTCGCCCTCCAGCAGACCCGGCTGCGGCTGTTGCCGCTGGTGCGGGCGTACGCCCGGCGCAAGGCGGACTTCGAGGCGATGGACTTCGCGGACCAGCTCGCCCGGGCGGCCCGGGTGGCCCGGGACCACCCGGGGGTCGGCGAGATCGAGCGGGACCGCTACCGGGTGGTGCTGCTGGACGAGTACCAGGACACCAGCCACGCCCAGGTGGTGCTGCTCAACGCGCTGTTCGGCGGCGGGCATCCGGTGACCGCGGTGGGTGACCCGTGCCAGTCGATCTACGGCTGGCGGGGGGCCAGCGCCGGCACCCTGGACCGGTTCCCCGCCGAGTTCGCCCGGGCCGGCGGCCGGCCGGCCGAGGCGCTCGGGCTCACCACCAGCTGGCGCAACCGCCCGGAGATCCTCCGGGTGGCGAACGCGCTGTCCACCCCGCTGCGCGCGGCCGGCGCCCGGGTGCCGGAGCTGCGCTCCGCGCTGACCGTCCGGGACCCGATCCCGCACCGCAGTCCCGGTGGGGCGGCCGGCGGCACGGTGCATTGCGCCCTGCTGCCGACGTACGCCGACGAGGCGGGCTGGATCGCGGACAGCGTGCTCGCCGCCTGGCGCGGCGCGGCGCGGATGCCCGGCGCGGTGCCCGAGCACATTCCGGTGGCGCAGCGGCCGACGACGGCCGTGCTGGTCCGGGTTCGCAGCCAGATCCCGGCGATCGAGTCGGCGCTGCGCGAGCGCGGCCTTCCGGTCGAGGTGGTCGGGCTGGGCGGCCTGCTGGACACCCCCGAGGTACGCGACGTGGTCTGCACGCTGCGGGTGCTGGCCGACCCGACCGACGGGGCGGCGCTGCTGCGGTTGCTCACCGGCGCCCGCTGGCGGATCGGGCCGCGCGATCTGGTGGCACTGCACCGGCGGGCCCGGTCCATCGCCAACGCCCGGCGACAGGTGGCCGCCGACGACACCTCGGAGATCAGCCCCGACCTGCTGGACGAGGCGACCCTGGTGGAGGCGCTGGCCGACCTCGGCCCGGCGCAGGCGTACTCGGCGGAGGGCTTCGCGCGGCTGCGCGCGTACGGCCGGGAGCTGGCGCTGCTGCGCTACCGGCTGGACCAGTCGCTACCGGACCTGATCGCGGACATCGAGCGGACCATCGGCCTGGACGTGGAGGTCGCGGTGCGGGCCGGCCGGGACGGCGCCGGCGACGCCGGCCTGGCCCGGGGGCACCTGGACGCCCTCGGTGACGTGGCGGCCCGGTTCAGCGGGGAGACCCCGGGTGCGACGCTCGCCGGCTTCCTGTCCTACCTGGCCGCCGCCGAGGATGAGGAGCGCGGGCTCGCCCCGGGCGAGGTCGAGGTGGTGGAGGGCGCGGTGCAGGTGGTCACCGGTCACTCCGCCAAGGGCCTGGAGTGGGACGTGGTGGCGGTGGCGGGCTTGAGTCGAGGGCTGTGGCCCGGGCCGGTGCGCAACTCCGACCACTGGCTGGGCGGGCTGGGGGTGCTGCCGTTCCCGCTGCGCGGCGACGCCGACGGGTTGCCCGAGCTGGCGCTCGACGAGGCGGCGGACCAGCGGGCCGTGGCCCGGGCGGTGACCGACTTCACCGACGCCTGGCGGGCCCACGACGAGCGGGAGGAGCGGCGGCTGACGTACGTGGCCGTCACCCGGCCGCGCCGCCTGCTGCTCTGCTCCGGTTACTGGTGGGGGGAGGGGACCAAGCGCCCGCGCGGGCCGTCGGTCTTCCTGCGCGAGGTGTACGACGCCTGCCTGGACGGCGGCCCGGGGCACCTGGTCGACGCGTGGGCGCCGGAACCGACCCCGGATGCGACCAACCCGACCGCCGAGGTGGTGCTCCGCGCGGAGTGGCCGGCCGACCCGCTGGGCGGCCGCCGGCCGGCGCTGGCCGAGGCGGCCGCGCTGGTTCGCCGCCTGATGACCGACGGCCCGGCCGAGGTGGTGGTCGGCGGTGGACCGGTCGAGCCGGAGGTCGATCCGGAGGTGGCGCGCTGGCGGCGCGAGGCGGACCTGCTGCTGGCCGAGCGGGCGGAGTTGACCCGGCTCTCCGGCGCGGTCGAGGTGGCCCTGCCCGGGCAGCTGAGCGTCACCCAGTTGGTCGCGTTGCGCCGTGATCCGGCGGCGCTGGCCCGCGCGTTGCGCCGCCCGGTGCCCACCGAGCCCAACCCGTACGCCCGCCGCGGCACCGCCTTCCACGCCTGGCTGGAACAGCGCTTCGGCGCCGACCGGCTGCTCGACGTGGACGAGCTGCCCGGCGCCGCCGACGCGGACGCCGCGCCGGACGAGGCGCTCGTCGAGCTTCAGGAGCGCTTCCTGGCCAGCGAGTGGGCCGATCGGGTGCCGGTGGAGGTGGAGGTGCCCTTCGCCACGGTGATCGCCGGGGTGGTGGTGCGGGGGCGGATGGACGCGGTCTTCGCCCGGCCGGGCGGCCGGTTCGACGTGGTGGACTGGAAGACCGGGGCGCAACCCACCGGCCCGGCGGCGGAGGTGGCCGCGGTGCAGTTGGCCGTCTATCGGCTGGCCTGGGCGGAGCTGGCCGGCGTGCCGGTCGACCGGGTGGGAGCGGCGTTCCACTACGTCCGGCACGGGGTGACGGTTCGCCCCGCCGACCTGCTGGACGTGACCGGGCTCACGGCCCTGATCGCCAAGTTGCCCGAAGATTCCGTCCAACATTGA
- a CDS encoding ATP-dependent helicase gives MQAYRLVRRSGGPARGDGGVPADGTVPAGSGAAEGGTVPAGGAALSAPSGADSRDGHERAAGPGAGGAGRRVDPVQAEVVGHTDGPMLVLGGPGTGKTSTLVEAVAARVTEGVDPERILVLTFGRRGATALRQRIEARVAQDGHRVLREPLVRTFPAYAFGLLRRAAAERGEPSPRLLTGPEQDLIIRELLDVVGEEPEDDPVGWPTDLRPALRTRAFAGQLRDLLMRAAERGIGPADLARLGEKLGRADWPAAARFLREYVAVLALRDVSNRGSIAYDPAELVRAATGLLRDDEELLAAERRRLAHVYVDELADTDPAQLELLSVIAGGGKPLVAFADPDSSTYAFRGADPAGVSTFPHRFRTASGAPAAQVLLTTSYRAGPGLLAAIARLSRRLRGPAAHRRLHPLPDAPAGVAEVHTFRSATSEAAWLAHALRSAHLLDGVPWSRMAVLVRSTALQLPTLQRALHAAGVPTVVHGEDLPLHLQPAVAPLLLLLRCALEPDRLDEEAAVALLHSPLGGADPLAERRLRQGLRALALSGGDRRPSGELIVEALRDPAELAGIERRWAEPAQAVAELLATARAAAARLGATAEDVLWAVWHASGLAERWAGAIGQGRPAAGEGDLARRRRAEAADRDLDAVLVLFDAAARFTDRLPGARAEVFLDHVLGQDLPADTIAPTADRGAAVRLLTAHAAKGLEWDLVAVAGVQEGIWPDLRLRGSLLGSERLVDVLAGRSVGGATVANVVGQTSALLDEERRLFHVAVSRARHRLLVTAVASAAVGGDDHEEQPSRFLHELGPTAPPTPPGGAGPVGPSGPPGPRTGPPTSGPAGDGDPNPDAGDGTLDAHSGNGAPNAHSGNGAPAAAATGVGGEIAGEDGDGEPDRPGALPVTRSPRALTLPALVAELRTAITDPAAPAFRQRAAAAELARLAAAGVPGAHPDDWWGLRALSDDRPLVDDGEPVRVTPSAMESALRCSLRWLLERHGGSGPASTAQGVGNLVHAAAMLAEDASADRGALLDYVAARFDAIELAARWMAGPERERAEAMVDKLLRWLATNPRRLLAIEHEFAVRLDDPHRPVDLTGRVDRLEVDEDGRLVVIDLKTGKSTAVTGTDLAEHPQLGAYQAAVEAGAFAEFGEESGGAALVQLGTSAKDAREQNQPAVGEGPAAGWATALVRRTADTMAAATFAAVANSKCRVCPVRTSCPVSGQGRQVVEPPTTRSSREGEE, from the coding sequence ATGCAGGCGTACCGGTTGGTGCGGCGGTCCGGAGGGCCGGCGCGGGGGGACGGGGGCGTGCCTGCCGACGGCACCGTGCCCGCCGGTAGCGGCGCGGCTGAGGGCGGCACCGTGCCTGCCGGTGGGGCTGCGCTGTCCGCCCCCAGCGGGGCGGACAGTCGGGACGGGCACGAGCGGGCAGCCGGGCCCGGTGCCGGGGGAGCCGGCCGACGGGTCGATCCGGTGCAGGCCGAGGTGGTCGGGCACACCGACGGGCCGATGCTGGTGCTCGGCGGGCCGGGCACCGGCAAGACCAGCACCCTGGTCGAGGCGGTCGCCGCCCGGGTGACCGAGGGGGTCGACCCCGAACGGATCCTGGTGCTGACCTTCGGCCGTCGAGGCGCTACCGCACTACGCCAGCGCATCGAGGCCCGGGTGGCGCAGGACGGCCACCGGGTGCTGCGTGAGCCCCTGGTGCGCACCTTCCCGGCGTACGCCTTCGGGCTGCTCCGCCGCGCCGCCGCCGAACGTGGCGAGCCGTCACCCCGGCTGCTCACCGGCCCCGAGCAGGATCTGATCATTCGCGAGCTGCTGGACGTGGTGGGCGAGGAGCCCGAGGACGACCCGGTCGGCTGGCCGACGGATCTCCGGCCGGCCCTGCGGACCCGAGCCTTCGCCGGCCAACTGCGCGACCTGCTCATGCGTGCCGCCGAGCGTGGCATCGGCCCGGCCGACCTGGCCCGGCTCGGCGAGAAGCTCGGCCGCGCCGACTGGCCGGCCGCCGCGCGCTTCCTGCGGGAGTACGTCGCGGTGCTCGCGCTGCGCGACGTCAGCAACCGGGGCTCGATCGCGTACGACCCGGCCGAGCTGGTCCGGGCGGCGACCGGGTTGCTGCGCGACGACGAGGAGCTGCTGGCCGCCGAGCGCCGCCGGCTCGCCCACGTGTACGTCGACGAACTGGCCGACACCGACCCCGCCCAGCTCGAACTGCTCTCGGTGATCGCCGGCGGCGGCAAGCCGCTGGTCGCCTTCGCCGACCCGGATTCCTCCACGTACGCCTTCCGCGGCGCCGACCCGGCCGGGGTGAGCACCTTCCCGCACCGGTTCCGGACCGCCTCGGGGGCGCCGGCCGCGCAGGTGCTGTTGACCACGTCCTACCGGGCCGGGCCGGGCCTGCTCGCGGCGATCGCCCGGCTGAGCCGCCGACTGCGGGGTCCGGCGGCGCACCGCCGGCTGCACCCGCTGCCGGATGCGCCGGCCGGCGTCGCCGAGGTGCACACGTTCCGCTCGGCGACCAGCGAGGCCGCCTGGCTGGCGCACGCGCTGCGCTCCGCGCACCTGCTCGACGGCGTGCCCTGGTCGCGGATGGCGGTGCTGGTGCGGTCGACCGCGTTGCAGCTGCCCACCCTGCAACGGGCGCTGCACGCTGCCGGCGTACCCACCGTGGTGCACGGCGAGGACCTGCCGCTGCACCTGCAACCGGCGGTGGCCCCGCTGCTGCTCCTGCTGCGCTGCGCGCTGGAGCCGGACCGCCTGGACGAGGAGGCGGCGGTCGCGCTGCTGCACTCGCCGCTGGGCGGGGCGGACCCGCTGGCCGAGCGGCGGCTGCGGCAGGGCCTGCGCGCTCTGGCACTGTCCGGCGGAGACCGTCGCCCGTCCGGGGAGCTGATCGTCGAGGCGTTGCGTGACCCGGCCGAGTTGGCCGGCATCGAGCGGCGGTGGGCGGAGCCGGCGCAGGCGGTGGCCGAGCTGCTGGCCACCGCCCGCGCGGCCGCCGCCCGGCTTGGCGCGACCGCCGAGGACGTGCTCTGGGCCGTCTGGCACGCCAGTGGGCTGGCCGAACGCTGGGCCGGCGCGATCGGCCAGGGGCGACCGGCGGCCGGCGAGGGCGACCTGGCCCGGCGGCGGCGGGCCGAGGCGGCCGACCGGGATCTGGACGCCGTGCTGGTGCTCTTCGACGCGGCGGCCCGGTTCACCGACCGGCTTCCCGGCGCCCGCGCCGAGGTCTTCCTCGACCATGTGCTCGGTCAGGACCTGCCGGCGGACACCATCGCCCCGACCGCCGACCGGGGTGCGGCCGTCCGGCTGCTCACCGCGCACGCCGCGAAGGGCCTGGAGTGGGACCTGGTCGCGGTGGCCGGTGTGCAGGAGGGCATCTGGCCGGACCTGCGCCTGCGCGGCAGCCTGCTCGGCTCGGAGCGACTGGTCGACGTGCTGGCCGGTCGGTCCGTCGGCGGCGCCACCGTGGCGAACGTGGTGGGTCAGACCTCGGCGTTGCTGGACGAGGAACGCCGGCTCTTCCACGTCGCCGTCAGCCGCGCCCGACACCGGCTGCTGGTCACCGCCGTGGCGTCGGCCGCGGTGGGCGGCGACGATCACGAGGAGCAGCCGAGCCGGTTCCTGCACGAGCTGGGTCCCACCGCGCCGCCCACCCCGCCGGGCGGCGCCGGGCCGGTCGGCCCGTCCGGTCCGCCCGGTCCGCGCACCGGCCCGCCGACCAGTGGTCCCGCAGGCGACGGCGATCCGAACCCGGACGCCGGCGACGGCACCCTTGACGCGCACAGCGGCAACGGCGCGCCGAACGCGCACAGCGGCAACGGCGCCCCCGCGGCCGCGGCTACCGGCGTCGGCGGTGAGATCGCTGGGGAGGACGGCGACGGGGAGCCGGACCGGCCCGGCGCGCTGCCGGTCACCCGGTCACCCCGGGCGCTCACCCTGCCGGCGCTGGTCGCCGAGCTGCGTACCGCAATCACCGACCCGGCCGCGCCGGCGTTCCGGCAGCGTGCCGCGGCGGCCGAGCTCGCCCGGCTCGCCGCCGCCGGTGTGCCCGGCGCGCATCCGGACGACTGGTGGGGGCTGCGGGCGCTCTCCGACGACCGGCCGCTGGTCGATGACGGCGAGCCGGTGCGGGTCACCCCGTCGGCGATGGAGAGCGCGTTGCGGTGCAGCCTGCGCTGGCTGCTGGAACGGCACGGCGGCAGCGGTCCGGCCAGCACCGCCCAGGGCGTGGGCAACCTGGTGCACGCCGCCGCGATGCTCGCCGAGGACGCCAGCGCCGACCGGGGCGCTCTGCTCGACTACGTGGCCGCCCGGTTCGACGCGATCGAGTTGGCCGCCCGGTGGATGGCCGGCCCGGAGCGGGAGCGCGCCGAGGCGATGGTCGACAAGTTGCTGCGCTGGCTGGCCACCAACCCGCGCCGGCTGCTCGCCATCGAGCACGAGTTCGCGGTCCGCCTGGACGACCCGCACCGGCCGGTCGACCTGACCGGCCGGGTCGACCGGCTGGAGGTCGACGAGGACGGGCGGCTGGTGGTGATCGACCTGAAGACGGGCAAGTCCACCGCCGTCACCGGCACCGATCTGGCCGAGCATCCGCAGCTCGGCGCGTACCAGGCGGCGGTGGAGGCGGGGGCGTTCGCCGAGTTCGGCGAGGAGTCCGGGGGTGCCGCGCTGGTGCAGCTCGGCACCTCCGCCAAGGACGCCAGGGAGCAGAACCAGCCGGCGGTCGGCGAGGGTCCGGCGGCTGGCTGGGCGACGGCGCTGGTCCGGCGGACCGCCGATACGATGGCCGCTGCCACCTTCGCCGCGGTGGCCAACTCGAAGTGCCGGGTCTGCCCGGTGCGCACCAGCTGCCCGGTCTCCGGGCAGGGGCGCCAGGTCGTCGAGCCGCCGACCACCCGGAGCAGCCGTGAGGGCGAGGAGTGA